From Rhodothermales bacterium, a single genomic window includes:
- the rplJ gene encoding 50S ribosomal protein L10: protein MALTKEEKSVILEEVTKQLENASTVYLTNCSGLSVESVNALRNKFRDANIGYRVVKNTLLRLAMDRVGGYQDLYGTLEGPTAVAFSNEPAAPARVIKEFSSGPGNGLPQLKSAFVDGAVYDGSALDLLVALKSKNEIIGDVIGLLLSPMTNVVGALQAQGGNLVGAIKTISEREG, encoded by the coding sequence ATGGCACTTACCAAAGAAGAAAAATCGGTCATTCTGGAAGAGGTCACCAAGCAGTTGGAGAATGCCTCGACCGTTTATCTGACGAACTGCTCGGGCCTCTCGGTGGAGTCGGTGAACGCCCTCCGCAACAAGTTTCGCGATGCGAACATTGGCTACCGGGTCGTCAAGAACACCCTCCTTCGCCTGGCGATGGATCGCGTTGGCGGTTACCAGGATCTGTACGGCACCCTCGAAGGGCCTACGGCGGTGGCCTTCAGCAACGAGCCGGCGGCGCCGGCTCGCGTGATCAAAGAATTCAGCTCGGGCCCCGGCAACGGGCTGCCGCAGTTGAAATCCGCGTTTGTCGACGGCGCGGTCTACGACGGCAGCGCCCTCGACCTCCTGGTCGCGCTGAAGTCCAAGAACGAGATCATCGGCGACGTCATCGGGCTGTTGCTCTCGCCGATGACCAACGTGGTCGGCGCGCTGCAGGCGCAGGGCGGCAACCTCGTCGGAGCGATCAAAACGATTTCCGAGCGCGAAGGCTGA
- the rplL gene encoding 50S ribosomal protein L7/L12, which yields MADIKALAEQLVGLTIKEASELAKVLEDEYGIKPAAAAVAVAGPAAGGGAAAAAEEEKTEFDVILKDAGAKKIGVIKEVRAITGLGLKEAKDLVEGAPSTVKEAVNKDEANKLKAQLEEAGAVVELK from the coding sequence ATGGCAGATATCAAAGCACTTGCTGAACAGCTGGTAGGCCTCACCATCAAAGAGGCGAGCGAACTCGCGAAGGTTCTCGAAGACGAATACGGCATTAAGCCGGCTGCTGCGGCTGTCGCCGTTGCGGGTCCGGCCGCCGGTGGTGGCGCCGCTGCCGCCGCCGAAGAAGAGAAGACCGAATTCGACGTCATCCTGAAGGATGCCGGCGCCAAGAAGATCGGCGTCATCAAGGAAGTCCGCGCGATCACGGGCCTGGGCCTGAAAGAAGCCAAGGACCTGGTCGAAGGCGCTCCGAGCACGGTGAAGGAAGCCGTCAACAAGGACGAAGCCAACAAGCTGAAAGCCCAGTTGGAAGAAGCCGGCGCCGTTGTCGAACTGAAGTAA
- the rplK gene encoding 50S ribosomal protein L11, with protein MAKKIDGYIKLQVKAGQANPAPPIGPALGQKGVNIMEFCKQFNAATQDRMGLILPVVITVFADKSFTFIIKSPPAAVLLKKAASIESGAADPLRQKVGTVTWDQCLEIAKVKMGDLNAYDAEKAASMVAGTARSMGIKVTGAPAGA; from the coding sequence ATGGCTAAAAAAATCGACGGCTACATCAAGCTGCAGGTCAAGGCCGGCCAGGCCAATCCAGCGCCTCCGATTGGTCCCGCTCTGGGCCAGAAGGGCGTCAACATCATGGAGTTCTGCAAGCAGTTCAACGCCGCAACCCAGGACCGCATGGGGCTCATCCTCCCGGTCGTGATTACGGTGTTTGCGGACAAGTCCTTCACCTTCATCATCAAGAGCCCGCCCGCGGCTGTGCTGCTCAAGAAGGCGGCCAGCATCGAAAGCGGCGCGGCCGATCCGCTTCGTCAGAAGGTGGGTACGGTGACGTGGGATCAGTGCCTGGAAATCGCCAAAGTGAAGATGGGCGATCTGAATGCGTACGACGCGGAAAAGGCGGCCTCGATGGTTGCCGGTACGGCGCGTTCGATGGGCATCAAGGTCACGGGCGCTCCGGCAGGCGCGTAA
- the tuf gene encoding elongation factor Tu yields MAKETFQRNKPHVNVGTIGHVDHGKTTLTAAITKVLAERMGSGEVRSFDSIDNAPEERERGITIATAHVEYETDNRHYAHVDCPGHADYVKNMVTGAAQMDGAVLVVAATDGPMPQTREHILLARQVGVPYLVVFMNKVDLVDDEELLELVEMEVRELLSQYEFPGDDVPVIRGSALGALNGEKQWEEKIIELMTAVDEYIPTPERDKDKPFLMPIEDVFSITGRGTVVTGRIERGVIKVGETVEIIGIREEKITTTVTGVEMFRKLLDSGEAGDNVGLLLRGTGKDDVERGMVVCKPGSVKPHKSFESEVYVLSKEEGGRHTPFFKGYRPQFYFRTTDVTGDIELPAGVEMVMPGDNTQFTVQLIQPIAMEEGLRFAIREGGRTVGAGVVTKILD; encoded by the coding sequence ATGGCGAAAGAGACGTTTCAACGGAACAAGCCCCACGTGAACGTAGGGACGATTGGTCACGTGGATCATGGTAAGACGACGCTGACGGCGGCGATCACGAAGGTTCTCGCGGAGCGGATGGGATCGGGCGAAGTGCGTTCGTTTGATTCGATCGACAACGCGCCGGAAGAGCGCGAGCGCGGTATCACGATTGCGACGGCGCACGTGGAGTATGAGACGGACAATCGTCACTACGCGCACGTGGACTGCCCGGGCCACGCGGACTATGTGAAGAACATGGTGACGGGAGCGGCCCAGATGGACGGTGCGGTGCTGGTGGTAGCGGCGACGGACGGCCCGATGCCTCAGACGCGTGAGCACATCCTGCTGGCTCGTCAGGTGGGTGTTCCGTACCTGGTGGTGTTCATGAACAAGGTCGACCTGGTGGACGACGAGGAGCTTCTGGAGCTGGTGGAGATGGAAGTTCGTGAGCTGCTGAGCCAGTACGAGTTTCCGGGCGACGACGTGCCGGTGATCCGCGGCAGCGCGCTGGGCGCGCTGAACGGGGAGAAGCAGTGGGAAGAGAAGATCATCGAGCTGATGACGGCGGTCGACGAGTACATTCCGACGCCGGAGCGCGACAAGGACAAGCCGTTCCTGATGCCGATCGAAGACGTGTTTTCGATCACGGGCCGCGGCACGGTGGTGACGGGTCGTATCGAGCGCGGCGTGATCAAGGTGGGTGAGACGGTGGAGATCATCGGCATCCGCGAGGAGAAGATCACGACGACGGTGACGGGCGTTGAGATGTTCCGCAAGCTGCTGGACAGCGGTGAGGCGGGTGACAACGTGGGTCTTCTGCTTCGTGGTACGGGCAAGGACGACGTGGAGCGCGGCATGGTGGTGTGTAAGCCGGGCAGCGTGAAGCCGCACAAGTCGTTCGAGAGCGAGGTGTACGTGCTTTCGAAGGAAGAGGGCGGTCGTCACACGCCGTTCTTCAAGGGGTACCGCCCGCAGTTCTACTTCCGTACGACGGACGTGACGGGCGACATCGAGTTGCCGGCGGGCGTCGAGATGGTGATGCCGGGCGACAACACCCAGTTCACGGTGCAGCTGATCCAGCCGATCGCGATGGAGGAAGGGTTGCGCTTCGCCATCCGCGAAGGCGGCCGTACGGTCGGCGCCGGCGTTGTGACGAAGATCCTCGACTGA
- the rpoB gene encoding DNA-directed RNA polymerase subunit beta has protein sequence MPNTITEPGGVVERVTFARTRAVKDYPDFLDVQLQSYDEFVQEEVPPEERADVGLQAVFKEHFPIQDSRERYTLEFIHYSLDAPKHSVAECIAQGLTFSVPLKAKLRLSSKEDEDEDEAEEAIEQEVYLGNLPAMTERGTFVINGAERVVVSQLHRSPGVFFGQSMHPNGTELFSARVIPFRGSWIEFSTDVNNVMWAYIDRKKKLPVTSLLRALGYSTDEELVRIFDLAEEHPVDTKKNFKKFENRKLAASVFVMETKEVVDEDTGEVIETKEERKVLFPAEHAVAEDDYNVLKEAGITRLYLLHDDIGDDSVDKSALLNTIKKDATHTEEEALEYLYLQLRGTEAPDLETARSVLERLFFSEKRYDLGDVGRYRINRRLRLGDDNKTLTLTREDILAIIRELVNLQNGKSSVDDIDHLSNRRVRTVGEQLAAQFSLGLARMARTIKERMNLRDAESFTPQDLVNARTVSSVINSFFGTNQLSQFMDQTNPLAELTHKRRMSALGPGGLTRERAGFEVRDVHYTHYGRLCPIETPEGPNIGLISSLCVHAFVNQFGFIETPYRVVKDSVVTDELRYLTAEEEDNAIIAQANAPITEQGEFINKYVKCRFGSDFPIVAPEKVEYMDIAPNQIVSPAASLIPFLEHDDANRALMGSNMQRQAVPLLRPQAPIVGTGLEGRIARDSRAVLVAEGPGVIEFADATRIVIRYDTDVDDADVAFEDTIKTYYLTKFRRTNQDTCINQTPIVKTGQRVVKNTPLTEGFATEKGELALGKNVLVAFMPWRGYNFEDAIVISEKLVAEDVYTSVHIEEFELQVRDTKRGEEELTREIPNVSEEATKDLDERGIIRIGAEVKAGDIIVGKITPKGETDPTPEEKLLRAIFGDKAGDVKDASLKAPPGMKGVVIDTKLFSRRKLDPASKKIEQQRIAEIEGDLEHEIGHINRRFYDKFFQLVDGQKSAGVEDREGRVVVPDGAKFTKEAFAEIQPIQLGVRKGFTPDDRVNRKIRKLLRNYHTIYNRIQSDAKRRRHQVQMGDELPPGIVQLAKVYVAKKRKIQVGDKMAGRHGNKGVIARIVPHEDMPFLEDGTPVDIVLNPLGVPSRMNLGQIFETLLAWAGLKLGKKYATPIFDGAKMDDVSTELAAAGLPADGRAQLYDGRSGEPFDQKTTVGVIYMLKLSHLVDDKIHARSIGPYSLITQQPLGGKAQFGGQRLGEMEVWALYAYGAASTLQEMLTYKSDDVQGRSKAYESIVKGENMPEAGTPESFNVLVRELQGLGLEVKLD, from the coding sequence ATGCCCAACACCATTACCGAGCCTGGAGGCGTCGTGGAACGGGTTACGTTTGCCCGTACGCGCGCCGTCAAGGACTATCCGGACTTCCTGGACGTACAGCTTCAATCGTACGACGAGTTCGTGCAAGAGGAGGTCCCGCCGGAGGAACGCGCTGATGTCGGCCTGCAGGCCGTATTCAAGGAGCATTTCCCCATCCAGGATAGCCGCGAACGGTACACGCTGGAGTTTATCCATTATTCGCTAGACGCGCCGAAGCACTCCGTTGCCGAATGCATTGCGCAGGGGCTGACGTTCTCGGTGCCGCTCAAGGCCAAGTTGCGTCTCTCGAGCAAGGAAGACGAGGACGAGGACGAAGCCGAGGAAGCGATTGAGCAAGAAGTGTACCTGGGCAATTTGCCGGCGATGACCGAGCGGGGCACGTTCGTCATCAACGGGGCAGAGCGCGTCGTGGTATCGCAGCTGCACCGCAGTCCGGGCGTGTTTTTCGGGCAGAGCATGCACCCGAACGGCACGGAGCTGTTCTCGGCGCGCGTCATCCCGTTCCGTGGGTCGTGGATCGAGTTTTCGACGGACGTGAACAATGTGATGTGGGCGTACATCGACCGGAAGAAAAAACTTCCGGTCACGTCCCTGTTGCGCGCCCTCGGTTACTCGACGGACGAAGAGCTGGTGCGCATCTTCGACCTCGCGGAAGAGCATCCGGTCGACACGAAGAAGAACTTCAAGAAGTTCGAGAACCGCAAGCTGGCGGCTTCGGTCTTCGTGATGGAGACCAAGGAAGTGGTCGATGAGGACACCGGCGAGGTGATCGAGACGAAGGAAGAGCGCAAGGTGCTGTTCCCGGCCGAACACGCCGTCGCGGAAGACGACTACAACGTGCTGAAGGAAGCCGGCATCACCCGGCTCTATCTGCTGCACGACGACATCGGCGACGACAGCGTCGACAAGAGCGCGCTGCTGAACACGATCAAGAAGGACGCCACGCACACCGAGGAGGAGGCGCTGGAGTACCTCTACCTCCAGCTGCGCGGGACGGAGGCGCCGGATCTCGAGACGGCGCGCAGTGTCTTGGAGCGTTTGTTCTTCAGCGAGAAGCGGTACGACCTCGGCGACGTCGGCCGGTACCGTATTAACCGGCGCTTGCGCCTGGGCGACGACAACAAGACGCTCACGCTCACCCGGGAAGACATCCTCGCGATCATCCGCGAGCTGGTCAACCTGCAGAACGGCAAGAGCTCGGTGGACGATATCGACCACCTGAGCAATCGCCGTGTCCGTACGGTGGGCGAGCAGCTCGCCGCCCAGTTCTCGCTGGGTCTGGCGCGTATGGCCCGCACGATCAAGGAGCGCATGAACCTCCGCGACGCGGAGAGCTTCACGCCCCAGGATCTGGTCAACGCCCGCACCGTGTCGAGCGTGATCAACAGCTTCTTCGGCACGAACCAGCTCAGCCAGTTCATGGATCAGACGAATCCGCTGGCCGAACTGACGCACAAGCGGCGTATGTCGGCGCTCGGACCGGGCGGTCTGACCCGCGAGCGCGCCGGCTTCGAAGTCCGCGACGTGCATTACACCCACTACGGCCGGCTCTGCCCGATCGAAACGCCGGAAGGCCCGAACATCGGTCTGATCTCGTCGCTGTGCGTGCACGCGTTCGTCAACCAGTTCGGCTTCATCGAAACGCCGTACCGGGTGGTGAAGGACAGCGTGGTGACGGATGAACTGCGGTATCTGACGGCGGAAGAAGAGGACAACGCCATCATCGCGCAGGCGAATGCGCCGATCACCGAGCAGGGCGAGTTCATCAACAAATATGTGAAGTGCCGTTTCGGCAGCGACTTCCCCATCGTAGCGCCCGAGAAGGTCGAATACATGGACATCGCGCCGAACCAGATCGTTTCGCCGGCGGCCAGCCTGATTCCGTTCCTCGAGCACGACGACGCCAACCGCGCGCTCATGGGATCGAACATGCAGCGCCAGGCGGTGCCGCTGCTCCGGCCCCAGGCGCCGATCGTGGGCACCGGTCTCGAAGGCCGCATCGCTCGCGACTCGCGCGCGGTGCTGGTCGCGGAAGGCCCGGGCGTCATCGAGTTCGCCGACGCGACGCGCATCGTCATCCGCTACGATACGGATGTCGACGACGCCGATGTGGCGTTCGAGGATACGATCAAGACCTACTACCTGACCAAGTTCCGCCGCACGAACCAGGACACGTGCATCAACCAGACGCCGATCGTGAAGACGGGCCAGCGGGTCGTGAAAAACACGCCGCTGACCGAAGGCTTCGCGACCGAGAAGGGCGAGCTGGCGCTGGGCAAGAACGTGCTGGTCGCGTTCATGCCGTGGCGCGGGTACAACTTCGAGGACGCCATCGTGATCTCGGAGAAGCTCGTTGCGGAAGACGTCTACACCTCGGTGCATATCGAGGAGTTCGAACTCCAGGTGCGCGACACGAAGCGCGGTGAGGAAGAGCTGACGCGCGAGATTCCCAACGTCTCGGAAGAGGCGACGAAGGACCTCGACGAGCGCGGCATCATCCGGATCGGCGCCGAAGTGAAGGCCGGCGACATCATCGTGGGCAAGATCACCCCGAAGGGGGAGACGGATCCGACGCCGGAAGAGAAGCTCCTGCGCGCCATCTTCGGCGACAAGGCCGGCGACGTGAAGGATGCCTCGCTGAAGGCGCCTCCCGGCATGAAGGGCGTCGTGATCGACACGAAGCTGTTCAGCCGGCGCAAGCTCGATCCCGCCTCGAAGAAGATCGAGCAGCAGCGCATCGCCGAGATCGAGGGCGACCTCGAGCACGAGATCGGCCACATCAATCGCCGTTTCTACGACAAGTTCTTCCAGCTGGTCGACGGCCAGAAGAGCGCCGGCGTGGAAGACCGCGAGGGCCGCGTTGTCGTGCCGGATGGCGCCAAGTTCACGAAGGAAGCGTTCGCCGAGATCCAGCCGATCCAGCTGGGTGTCCGCAAGGGCTTTACGCCGGACGATCGCGTGAACCGCAAGATCCGGAAGCTGCTCCGCAACTACCACACGATCTACAACCGCATCCAGAGCGACGCGAAGCGTCGTCGTCACCAGGTGCAGATGGGCGACGAGTTGCCGCCGGGCATCGTCCAGCTGGCGAAGGTGTATGTGGCGAAGAAGCGCAAGATTCAGGTGGGTGACAAGATGGCCGGTCGGCACGGCAACAAGGGCGTCATCGCCCGCATCGTGCCGCACGAAGACATGCCGTTCCTCGAGGACGGGACGCCGGTCGATATCGTGCTCAACCCGCTCGGCGTGCCTTCCCGAATGAACCTCGGGCAGATCTTCGAGACGCTGCTGGCATGGGCCGGCCTGAAGCTTGGCAAGAAATACGCGACGCCGATTTTCGACGGCGCGAAGATGGACGACGTGTCGACCGAACTGGCGGCGGCGGGCCTTCCGGCCGACGGCCGCGCCCAGCTCTACGACGGCCGCTCGGGTGAACCGTTCGACCAGAAGACGACGGTCGGCGTCATTTACATGCTCAAGCTGAGCCACCTTGTGGACGACAAGATCCACGCCCGAAGCATCGGGCCATACAGCCTCATCACCCAGCAGCCGCTGGGTGGCAAGGCGCAGTTCGGTGGTCAGCGGCTCGGGGAGATGGAAGTCTGGGCGCTGTATGCGTACGGCGCGGCCAGCACGCTCCAGGAGATGCTCACCTACAAGTCCGACGACGTGCAGGGCCGTTCGAAGGCGTACGAGTCCATCGTCAAGGGCGAGAACATGCCCGAAGCCGGCACTCCGGAAAGCTTCAACGTCCTCGTCCGAGAACTCCAGGGTCTCGGGTTGGAAGTGAAGCTGGATTGA
- a CDS encoding DedA family protein: MADLFSNVFAWIEALSPVWAYLVILAIAYGENVVPPIPGDMVVVFGGYLAGIGHLNVYSVWALSTLGGALGFMTMYAVGFWVGDAVYDPDRLRWLPKTYLGKVRLWLHRWGYQVVLANRFLSGARSVISLSAGMAHMHRMRTLTYATISAFVWTGVIIWAGYLVGENWEVVSVYLKGYGWFILALTVVAVAYVWYRSRRKSRE; this comes from the coding sequence ATGGCCGATCTTTTTTCGAACGTCTTCGCCTGGATCGAGGCGCTGTCCCCGGTCTGGGCCTATCTGGTCATACTGGCCATCGCCTACGGAGAGAACGTGGTGCCGCCGATTCCCGGCGACATGGTGGTGGTGTTCGGGGGGTATCTGGCCGGCATCGGGCATCTCAACGTGTACAGCGTCTGGGCGTTGTCCACCCTCGGGGGCGCGCTCGGCTTCATGACGATGTACGCGGTCGGCTTCTGGGTCGGCGATGCCGTGTACGACCCGGATCGCCTGCGCTGGCTGCCGAAGACGTATCTGGGGAAGGTGCGGCTCTGGCTCCACCGCTGGGGGTACCAAGTCGTGCTGGCGAACCGGTTTTTGAGCGGGGCGCGCTCCGTGATCTCCCTGTCGGCCGGCATGGCGCACATGCACCGGATGCGGACGCTGACCTACGCCACCATCAGCGCCTTCGTGTGGACGGGGGTGATCATCTGGGCCGGCTATCTGGTCGGCGAGAACTGGGAAGTCGTTTCGGTCTATCTGAAAGGCTACGGATGGTTCATCCTCGCGCTCACGGTGGTGGCGGTAGCGTACGTGTGGTATCGATCCAGAAGGAAAAGTCGTGAATGA
- the nusG gene encoding transcription termination/antitermination protein NusG codes for MATLKKDSVPKWYVLRTFSGHEKKVKSYLEKELELTGLTDRLTDIMIPTETVFEMRQGKKRTREKTFFPGYLLIHAVLDKELQHVIANVPSVVGFLTTGDQPTPLRPDEMNRILGKVDEAREMGEQPEIPFKIGDAVKVVDGPFNNFTGFVEEVYPDKMKVKVMVSIFGRKTPLELDYLQVEHEE; via the coding sequence ATGGCCACTCTGAAAAAAGACAGCGTACCCAAGTGGTATGTGCTCCGCACCTTCTCCGGACATGAGAAGAAGGTCAAGTCCTATCTGGAGAAAGAGCTCGAATTGACCGGTCTCACCGATAGGCTGACCGACATCATGATTCCCACCGAGACGGTGTTCGAGATGCGCCAGGGCAAGAAGCGCACGCGCGAGAAGACCTTTTTCCCGGGTTATCTGCTCATTCATGCGGTGCTCGACAAGGAGCTCCAGCACGTCATCGCCAACGTGCCCTCGGTCGTCGGATTCCTCACCACCGGCGACCAGCCGACGCCGCTTCGGCCGGACGAGATGAACCGGATTCTCGGCAAGGTGGACGAGGCGCGGGAGATGGGCGAGCAGCCCGAGATCCCGTTCAAGATCGGCGATGCCGTCAAGGTGGTCGACGGCCCGTTCAACAACTTTACCGGGTTTGTCGAGGAAGTGTATCCCGACAAGATGAAGGTGAAGGTGATGGTATCGATTTTCGGCCGCAAGACGCCGCTCGAACTCGACTACCTCCAGGTCGAGCACGAGGAGTAG
- the secE gene encoding preprotein translocase subunit SecE: MNKIKAYIEEVVKEMQKVSWPKQQELVSNTAITLVATAIISMLFFGADRLIGLVLENIYLLAG, encoded by the coding sequence ATGAACAAGATCAAGGCGTACATCGAAGAGGTGGTCAAGGAGATGCAGAAGGTGAGCTGGCCGAAGCAACAGGAGCTCGTCAGCAACACCGCCATCACCCTGGTCGCCACGGCCATCATCTCGATGCTCTTTTTCGGGGCGGACCGGTTGATCGGCCTGGTGCTCGAGAACATCTACCTTCTTGCCGGCTGA
- the rplA gene encoding 50S ribosomal protein L1 has protein sequence MAKRGKRYTRLQKLIAEAGTAMTLDTAAKLLKDTASAKFDESIDIDVRLGVDPRHADQMVRGTVALPHGTGKNVRVLVLASDGKQAEARDAGANHVGLDDLIDKIQNENWFDFDVLIATPDVMGKVGRLGRVLGPRGLMPNPKSGTVTMDVGDAVRDVKAGKIDFRVDKTGILHSAIGKASFSSDQIRDNAEAFLKEVMRLRPASAKGTYVKSITLSTTMGPGIALDRNEVVNAIR, from the coding sequence ATGGCAAAGCGAGGAAAGCGCTATACACGGCTGCAGAAGCTGATAGCGGAAGCCGGCACGGCGATGACGCTGGACACGGCTGCGAAATTGCTCAAGGACACGGCGAGCGCCAAGTTTGACGAGTCGATCGATATCGATGTACGTCTCGGGGTCGACCCCCGACACGCCGATCAAATGGTGCGCGGCACCGTTGCGCTGCCGCACGGCACCGGCAAAAACGTGCGCGTGCTCGTGCTCGCCAGCGACGGCAAGCAGGCCGAAGCGCGCGACGCCGGCGCCAACCATGTGGGTCTGGACGATCTCATCGACAAGATCCAGAATGAAAACTGGTTTGACTTCGACGTGCTCATCGCCACGCCGGACGTCATGGGTAAAGTCGGTCGCCTCGGTCGCGTCCTCGGCCCCCGCGGCCTCATGCCGAACCCGAAGAGCGGCACCGTGACGATGGACGTGGGCGACGCGGTTCGGGACGTGAAGGCGGGTAAGATCGACTTCCGGGTGGACAAGACGGGCATCCTGCATTCCGCCATCGGAAAGGCCTCGTTCTCCTCGGACCAGATTCGCGACAACGCGGAAGCCTTCCTGAAGGAAGTGATGCGTCTGCGCCCCGCTTCGGCGAAAGGCACCTACGTCAAGTCGATCACGCTGTCGACGACGATGGGCCCGGGCATTGCGCTCGATCGCAACGAAGTGGTCAACGCGATCCGCTAA